From Trichoderma atroviride chromosome 1, complete sequence, one genomic window encodes:
- a CDS encoding uncharacterized protein (EggNog:ENOG41) produces the protein MELHLAPYAALTAALERLDYSSKTILITGGGHGMGVDMCRSFAARKSSHIIIVGRNETRIKASAEKLAAEFPATRFTAIAADISSKGDVKRLFESLVDSPDVLVNNAGYMPVPEKFQDADLDEWWSGYTINVFGTVLVTQTYLKHRQIKAPKTGPGVIITLNTIAAYSFDMPSLSAYASSKAALARWLEVASHDVPQEVARFISVHPGAVETDMGHKAGIIETLAVTEAALTGDFTAWLASDEASFLAGRFVWVNWDCEQLIGRKQEILEKNLFRTALAGVDSSPFV, from the coding sequence ATGGAACTTCATCTGGCTCCCTACGCTGCTCTTACTGCCGCCCTCGAGCGTCTCGACTATAGCAGCAAGACCATCTTAATCACTGGAGGCGGACACGGCATGGGTGTTGACATGTGTCGATCCTTTGCTGCCCGAAAGTCTTCTCATATCATCATCGTGGGCCGCAACGAGACTCGGATCAAGGCCAGCGCTGAGAAGCTCGCTGCAGAGTTTCCTGCCACGCGCTTCacggccattgccgccgaCATTTCATCCAAAGGTGATGTCAAAAGGCTCTTTGAAAGCCTCGTTGACTCTCCTGACGTTCTCGTCAATAACGCTGGATACATGCCCGTTCCAGAAAAATTCCAAGATGCCGATCTCGACGAGTGGTGGTCAGGCTATACAATCAATGTCTTTGGCACAGTCCTTGTAACTCAGACCTACCTCAAGCATCGACAAATCAAGGCTCCCAAGACTGGCCCTGGCGTCATCATTaccctcaacaccatcgccgCCTACTCGTTCGACATGCCTTCCCTTAGCGCCTACGCCTCAAGTAAAGCTGCTCTTGCTCGCTGGCTGGAAGTTGCTTCCCACGACGTTCCACAGGAAGTTGCTCGCTTCATCTCCGTTCATCCCGGCGCTGTGGAAACTGACATGGGCCATAAAGCCGGCATAATCGAAACGCTGGCTGTTACTGAGGCTGCACTGACTGGCGACTTCACTGCGTGGCTGGCTTCTGATGAGGCTAGCTTCTTAGCTGGGCGTTTTGTCTGGGTCAACTGGGACTGTGAGCAGCTTATCGGCCGGAAGCAGGAGATTCTGGAGAAGAATCTGTTTCGGACTGCACTTGCTGGTGTCGATTCCAGCCCTTTTGTGTAG
- a CDS encoding uncharacterized protein (EggNog:ENOG41): MRAYTTDTTGDDLVKDLSGEIKGKVILTTGVSPGTLGGFFVETVAKAQPSTLILAGRNEERTQKTASAIQAAYPDIKVYTLQLNLSSLAAVREAAATVNSWQHTPVIDVVVNNAGLMATDFSLTVDGYETQFASNHLGHFLFTNLIMGKLLASKSPRVVNVSSDGHRLSPIRWADYNFSNGETYNRWRAYGQSKTANMLMAISLAEKLGPKHGLTAFSLHPGVISTSLGAHLDFSVELAGLAAVDKSLGNAEGWADFKWKSPERGVATHIYAAFEPSLNEQNGAYLEDSHVADPYTNTVKPWATSTIEADRLWKLSEKLVGQEFQY; this comes from the exons ATGCGTGCATACACAACCGATACTACAGGCGATGACCTCGTTAAAGATCTTTCTGGAGAGATCAAGGGAAAGGTCATCCTGACCACCGGCGTCTCCCCCGGTACCTTGGGAGGTTTCTTTGTTGAGACAGTCGCCAAAGCTCAGCCCTCAACGCTGATTCTTGCTGGTCGCAACGAAGAAAGAACACAAAAAACCGCCAGCGCAATTCAAGCCGCCTATCCCGACATCAAAGTCTATACTCTGCAGCTTAATCTTAGTTCCTTAGCCGCTGTTCGAGAGGCTGCGGCCACTGTCAACTCTTGGCAGCACACCCCTGTTATTGATGTCGTCGTAAATAATGCCGGGTTAATGGCGACCGATTTCTCGCTAACAGTGGATGGATACGAGACGCAGTTTGCAAGCAATCATTTGGGTCACTTTTTGTTTACAAATCTTATCATGGGAAAGCTCTTGGCTTCGAAATCTCCCCGTGTCGTCAATGTTTCCAGCGATGGTCACCGTCTCAGTCCGATCCGATGGGCCGACTACAACTTTAGT AACGGCGAAACGTACAACAGATGGCGCGCATATGGCCAATCAAAAACAGCAAACATGCTGATGGCGATTTCTTTGGCCGAGAAGTTGGGGCCTAAACACGGATTAACAGCCTTCAGCCTCCATCCAGGCGTGATAAGCACGAGTTTGGGCGCGCATCTTGACTTTTCAGTAGAGTTGGCTGGATTAG CTGCGGTCGATAAGTCGCTTGGAAATGCTGAGGGATGGGCCGATTTCAAGTGGAAGTCTCCGGAGAGAGGAGTGGCCACGCACATTTACGCGGCTTTCGAACCGAGTCTGAATG AGCAAAACGGCGCATATTTGGAAGATTCGCATGTCGCGGATCCGTATACGAATACCGTTAAGCCATGGGCTACAAGCACTATAGAAGCGGATCGTCTTTGGAAACTAAGCGAAAAGCTCGTTGGTCAAGAGTTTCAATACTAA
- a CDS encoding uncharacterized protein (EggNog:ENOG41~TransMembrane:6 (i17-38o50-70i154-174o180-201i265-283o289-307i)~antiSMASH:Cluster_1.6) — protein sequence MDITTQLAIQWQNPSNILLLLFVLGGDIVQHAIAQLFGVYVQPSQNWPRLYLTPVAFSFGWVGYAFKSLASVLGDKQLMPSEPDCPSSVINCSSGYGRTNRSWILGRILRDHELAVEENPGPEYANLDATGKTVSLRIDIFKMQENEKPQIDRVWVLGWLAIIAQLEISMIPWIQDGDWSIFLITACGTIFALLTGSLRQWNLEKWAGRRLNKPGSTEKKDKNKVVCLTRGNGHRHAMVFFGNGTAWDLESLATASSAPLAETPWLLGILAVLWGFLFVVVSGLQQNTWFLVLIGGIGMIQNIYASVARRPASAFNISIEPYQPRPSIVGLGFEVPHDDETSDEDLDDTTGQWQQPLDYEATPGVRGAIRELEKVFPKAGVALMQEFFPALIKYEPARYRTNAEKKFWKRAFHQFGMPVPSKHAMDE from the coding sequence ATGGATATCACGACGCAGCTCGCCATTCAATGGCAGAACCCGAGTAACATCCTCCTTCTGCTATTCGTACTTGGCGGAGACATTGTCCAGCACGCCATTGCCCAACTCTTTGGAGTCTACGTTCAGCCCTCCCAAAACTGGCCCAGACTGTACCTCACGCCCGTTGCATTCTCGTTTGGCTGGGTTGGTTACGCTTTCAAATCATTGGCGTCGGTGCTGGGTGACAAACAGCTTATGCCATCAGAGCCGGACTGCCCTTCCTCAGTCATCAACTGCTCCTCTGGATATGGCCGGACCAATCGCTCCTGGATACTCGGACGAATTCTCCGCGACCATGAGCTGGCGGTGGAGGAAAACCCTGGGCCTGAATATGCAAACTTGGATGCTACCGGGAAGACGGTGTCTCTTCGCATAGATATATTTAAGATGCAGGAGAATGAGAAGCCGCAGATTGACCGAGTCTGGGTCCTGGGATGGCTGGCCATTATCGCCCAGCTCGAAATATCCATGATACCATGGATCCAAGACGGTGACTGGAGCATCTTTCTCATCACTGCCTGTGGTACCATCTTTGCGCTCCTGACGGGGAGCCTGCGGCAGTGGAATCTCGAGAAATGGGCTGGCCGTCGACTGAACAAGCCCGGCAGCACtgagaagaaagacaagaaCAAGGTCGTGTGCCTGACGCGCGGCAACGGCCACCGGCACGCCATGGTCTTTTTCGGCAACGGCACTGCCTGGGATCTCGAGTCGTTGGCGACGGCCTCGTCCGCGCCACTGGCCGAGACGCCCTGGTTGCTGGGAATCCTCGCCGTGCTCTGGGGGTTTCTGTTTGTTGTTGTCTCCGGGCTGCAGCAGAATACGTGGTTCCTGGTGCTCATTGGCGGCATTGGCATGATTCAGAACATCTACGCCAGCGTCGCGAGGAGACCAGCCAGCGCCTTCAATATAAGCATCGAACCGTACCAGCCGCGGCCATCCATTGTCGGGCTCGGGTTCGAGGTGCCGCATGATGATGAGACTTCTGATGAGGACCTGGACGATACAACTGGACAGTGGCAACAGCCGCTGGACTATGAAGCAACCCCTGGGGTCCGTGGTGCTATTCGAGAGTTGGAAAAGGTCTTTCCTAAAGCTGGAGTTGCCCTCATGCAAGAATTCTTTCCTGCGCTTATCAAGTATGAGCCAGCAAGGTATCGGACCAATGCCGAGAAGAAGTTTTGGAAAAGGGCATTCCACCAGTTTGGCATGCCTGTACCATCGAAGCATGCTATGGATGAATGA
- a CDS encoding uncharacterized protein (SECRETED:SignalP(1-18)~antiSMASH:Cluster_1.6), with amino-acid sequence MALRHLVFGAAWAGSAVAASVTCASNLPLSCQNTTAVSNTCCFNYPGGQLLQTQFWDTDPSTGPSNSWTVHGLWPDNCDGTFQQNCDASRAYTNISAILAKSAPSTLSFMQTYWKDYQGNDESFWEHEFGKHATCISTLDPDCYTNYQPTQEVGDFFTRTVTLFQSLPSYDWLAAAGIVPSKTATYTLAAIQAALTAHHGHNVVINCDNGELNELWYQFNVRGSVQTGTFTPVDPVGSASTCPKTGIKYLPKSGSSAPTTTSKTASKTASSTKSSGASSTSPPGVLSGKGYLYVDTSSTTSDGFLVSSGAWYRAGGTPATYTATPNSDGSTFSLSSSKGKCAILSDSSLSCASSVSTASGFAYDGTHLTFQGSASFYAAAVPSGQAQGTVFASTQAVSLALAWNPQ; translated from the exons ATGGCGTTGCGACATCTCGTCTTTGGAGCTGCGTGGGCCGGATCTGCGGTGGCAGCCTCAGTAACATGCGCATCTAATTTGCCGCTGAGTTGCCAGAATACCACCGCTGTCAGCAACACTTGCTGCTTCAACTATCCAggcggccagcttcttcagacGCAGTTTTGGGACACCGACCCATCCACGGGCCCCAGCAACTCATGGACTGTCCACGGCCTCTG GCCAGATAACTGTGATGGAACCTTTCAGCAAAACTGCGACGCATCAAGAGCGTACACAAACATCTCAGCAATTCTCGCAAAATCAGCGCCGTCTACGCTTTCGTTTATGCAGACATACTGGAAAGATTACCAGGGCAACGACGAGAGCTTCTGGGAGCACGAGTTTGGCAAGCACGCTACATGCATCAGCACACTTGATCCGGATTGCTACACCAACTATCAGCCAACCCAGGAGGTTGGAGACTTCTTCACGCGAACCGTGACCTTGTTCCAAAGTCTCCCCTCGTATGActggcttgctgctgctggtattGTTCCTTCAAAAACCGCCACGTACACTTTGGCGGCCATCCAGGCTGCTCTCACGGCGCACCACGGCCACAACGTCGTCATCAACTGCGATAACGGCGAGCTGAATGAGCTTTGGTATCAGTTCAACGTCCGTGGATCTGTTCAAACCGGCACATTTACTCCTGTTGACCCCGTTGGCTCTGCTTCCACGTGTCCCAAGACTGGTATCAAATATCTGCCGAAATCCGGTAGCAGTGCGCCTACGACGACTTCCAAGACAGCTTCCAAGACGGCGTCGAGCACTAAAAGCTCTGGCGCGTCATCCACCAGCCCGCCGGGAGTTCTGTCCGGTAAAGGATACCTGTATGTCGATACTTCCAGCACGACCAGCGATGGGTTCCTGGTTAGCAGTGGTGCCTGGTATCGCGCTGGCGGCACTCCGGCCACCTACACTGCCACTCCGAACTCTGACGGTTCTACCTTTTCTCTCAGCTCAAGCAAGGGAAAGTGTGCCATTCTGAGCGACTCTTCTTTGAGCTGCGCCAGCTCAGTCTCTACTGCCAGCGGCTTTGCCTACGATGGCACGCACTTGACTTTCCAGGGATCGGCCAGCTTTTACGCAGCCGCAGTTCCAAGcggacaagctcaaggcacTGTCTTTGCAAGCACTCAGGCTGTGTCTCTGGCACTTGCATGGAATCCTCAATAA
- a CDS encoding uncharacterized protein (antiSMASH:Cluster_1.6): MADSNSHPSTDALPAMDAIDLMILNKSVVAAAAGAAPSITQLYNLIVKLQDRRDPLIQLYAELGEFGQVLEALRMSFDGSLSRVTKNEQEMLQECRQLLQDCKIVCDELFAKLSAWARDDIQHGLIAVSDAAVKLHIWKMRLDPMAIVMQFNPDGTDLAKADEVGKAIESVQWDISTELRQVNCQLRSFSQGMDHDEETDPAAWDILQKILLPWKIRQAALLKSIKVCETVAEVLKEKQTPEIAEYIAVDNRCDFISLA; this comes from the exons ATGGCAGACTCAAATTCTCATCCATCCACCGACGCCTTGCCCGCCATGGACGCCATCGACCTGATGATCCTGAACAAGAGcgttgttgctgcggctgctggcgccgCGCCGAGCATCACCCAACTCTATAACCTCATTGTCAAGCTGCAAGACAGACGTGACCCCTTGATCCAGCTATACGCAGAACTTGGCGAGTTCGGGCAAGTCTTGGAAGCGCTGCGTATGAGCTTCGACGGCTCATTGAGTCGCGTCACCAAGAACGAACAAGAAATGCTGCAAGAGTGCCGCCAGCTGCTCCAAGACTGCAAGATAGTCTGCGATGAGCTCTTTGCCAAACTCAGCGCCTGGGCGCGTGATGATATCCAGCACGGCCTCATCGCGGTTTCTGATGCCGCAGTCAAACTGCATATATGGAAAATGCGCCTCGACCCCATGGCTATAGTCATGCAGTT CAACCCAGACGGCACCGACTTGGCTAAAGCTGACGAAGTGGGAAAGGCCATCGAAAGCGTCCAATGGGACATCTCTACGGAGCTACGTCAAGTCAACTGCCAGCTCAGATCATTCAGCCAGGGGATGGACCATGACGAGGAAACCGACCCTGCGGCATGGGACATACTCCAAAAGATTCTACTGCCATGGAAAATACGGCAAGCCGCTTTGTTAAAGAGCATTAAGGTGTGCGAAACTGTCGCCGAGGTCCTAAAGGAAAAGCAAACGCCTGAAATCGCAGAGTATATCGCTGTTGATAATCGCTGTGATTTTATTAGTCTAGCATAG
- a CDS encoding uncharacterized protein (EggNog:ENOG41~antiSMASH:Cluster_1.6) has protein sequence MNPPSSLPEAVKEELYSIDDALGELFDRLLDILADTDQFGRQASASIFIVYAHDSDIAGNAGAQCVRSLIKWLLVIRSRLLSDKSPLRWPREGGIAVAQNILSNQFCLLPRGGINSNTEEEITSVDKVILCGSNVLKKYYEHAFTDSYVDSIVACYEEAQNRNMQSKDIQDKIRTIVESHCNSDGFHHVLTELAFLKIRGSASPGDKGNIIPVTLGGDEMKYLSFIDKCDLLLKLDSSQGPASQHKLFFNLLRQLYTSSHAHTVIDAFHQCYINASERLRGQKTITQKTFRKIAYAEIFKAQDVVLKVFKTAVRDEEWILREWQQRTKSGRSLSTAEIIDWLPKFHDVTDTHRDNLQQRQGQTGTWILEDEKYQKWKESEPASSSGSAEQLEANRLWCNGKPGASKTIISSIIIEDLKKHILDPSVAMAYVFCKHREDQTASSLMLSLVAQLAHQHYRLSSNLTAVAATYRNRKPPVAPNLIECEEMLDDEVRQFQKVFFVVDALDERLDNDYAYQLLSILQKTKAIVLITSRDVGSIGDFLAGADSIRIMAKPDDVRAYLNSRCMEPQAYKLRQTLQKSFIHQSFIVEEIVSKADGMFLLPQMHMNLLINKVKHYPTAFTLKRALCMLPPELHKTYDKYIERILQSDSVEHASDVLSWILFARQHVGIKVIQEAISLQHCGRIDNLIDRNDLLGYCIGLIMEKGPSGETVAFVHPDMERYFRDPTTSDKIKAWFPNGQQRIADSCLQSLLLDPEAQADSPLWSYAAKYWGHHIEDKYAELKSLISEYLSQSDNVSRAMRYAMQHLGLVLRAEIFKFGQTRFDYLCQHPIPLACYGCHAAAFFGIQEHFWAAEQREIGWTDSNGWTPIWWAILGGQDAMVKLLLEKGAETKGTSNKNMPLVIWMLGVRDGLTRAITFDDMTVAGRATMGNVYLWPADTISCFDAMQNFGPRALRIATQESASEVIRSLAGDGLNARGVGGNSVLMTAARLWQFDVALKDWKVKSKIRSLYVSGQERVRIGHSIFISPNATLDPYSFGRREAIIEKTLVKLIPKDLNVNSDEGQEALRRAISNRHSRVVRELLERGADPNARNKDGYTLLALACERPVMDIFCVSKLIYQGARLHVGTFVAATAPSGADEEILASKTSSTIKVLSQDNAEGSKVLPTEFETIVRMLLDKGADIDADVGGQTALALAAKNEYLTLFRTLLAAGADIGRVDADLLDRLRSMLMQEEGGTGVYGQACMGTLQDFQTHDYCVLLLNFMIPQSVADSQEIHGINNTKTFVGDIFQLNNQLRLSCGVNAEGPHSVPQRKWTAQKEYDGRVREKSDCEPVELLAMIASALDKVEVKRRVCRRDEFWAFGGWGKISQMTCDLKHGINFCHFYRVDISRIHGHNHTQSPDPQGPSFSVPMEPTRSRNYRTL, from the exons ATGAATCCACCCAGCTCTCTACCGGAAGCTGTAAAAGAGGAATTGTATTCGATAGATGATG CACTCGGCGAGCTGTTTGACAGGTTGCTAGACATTCTCGCAGACACGGACCAGTTCGGGCGCCAGGCAAGCGCAAGCATCTTTATCGTATACGCACACGACAGCGATATAGCGGGAAATGCTGGGGCGCAGTGCGTGCGAAGCCTCATCAAGTGGCTCCTTGTAATACGGTCTCGGCTTCTGTCTGACAAGTCACCACTGAGATGGCCTCGAGAAGGGGGAATTGCCGTCGCTCAAAACATTCTTTCCAACCAGTTTTGCCTGTTACCGCGTGGCGGTATTAACAGCAATACGGAAGAGGAAATCACCAGCGTTGACAAGGTCATACTATGCGGTTCAAATGTACTCAAAAAGTATTATGAGCACGCCTTCACTGATTCTTACGTCGACAGTATTGTGGCATGTTATGAGGAGGCACAAAACCGAAACATGCAGTCAAAAGACATTCAGGATAAAATCCGAACAATTGTCGAGAGTCATTGCAATAGCGATGGATTCCACCATGTGCTTACCGAACTTGCATTCCTCAAAATCAGAGGTTCAGCTTCTCCTGGAGACAAGGGCAATATCATTCCTGTCACACTTGgtggagatgagatgaaataTCTATCATTCATCGATAAATGCGATCTGTTACTGAAGCTCGACTCCTCTCAAGGACCAGCTTCGCAGCATAAGTTGTTCTTTAATCTCCTTCGGCAGTTGTATACAAGCTCGCACGCACATACAGTCATCGATGCATTTCATCAATGCTATATAAATGCCAGTGAGCGCTTGAGGGGGCAGAAGACAATAACACAAAAGACGTTCAGGAAAATTGCTTACGCGGAGATTTTTAAGGCCCAAGATGTTGTGCTGAAGGTTTTCAAGACTGCAGTCCGTGATGAAGAGTGGATTCTGAGAGAGTGGCAGCAGCGAACTAAGAGTGGTCG CTCTCTCTCAACCGCCGAGATCATTGATTGGCTCCCAAAATTCCACGACGTTACAGATACCCACAGAGACAACTTGCAACAACGACAGGGTCAAACAGGAACCTGGATactggaagatgagaaataCCAGAAATGGAAGGAATCGGAGCCAGCAAGCTCTTCGGGATCGGCCGAGCAACTCGAAGCTAATAGACTTTGGTGTAACGGCAAGC CTGGTGCCAGCAAGACAATTATTAG ctCAATTATCATTGAGGATCTTAAAAAGCATATCCTCGATCCGTCAGTTGCCATGGCGTACGTATTTTGCAAGCACAGAGAGGATCAGACGGCCTCGAGCCTGATGCTGAGCTTGGTTGCGCAGCTTGCTCACCAGCATTACCGGCTTTCGTCAAATCTCACCGCTGTTGCGGCGACGTATAGAAACAGAAAGCCACCGGTGGCTCCCAATTTGATTGAATGCGAGGAAATGCTCGACGACGAGGTGCGCCAGTTTCAAAAGGTGTTTTTCGTCGTGGACGCTTTGGACGAGCGTCTCGATAACGATTATGCCTATCAGTTGCTGAGCATCCTTCAAaagaccaaggccattgtGCTCATCACATCTAGGGACGTGGGGTCGATCGGAGATTTTCTCGCAGGCGCAGATTCTATTCGGATCATGGCAAAACCGGATGATGTGAGGGCCTATCTCAACTCCCGTTGCATGGAACCACAGGCCTACAAACTTCGCCAAACCCTGCAAAAAAGCTTTATTCACCAATCGTTTATTGTAGAAGAAATCGTCTCAAAGGCGGATGGAAT GTTTCTACTCCCTCAAATGCACATGAATCTTCTCATCAATAAAGTAAAGCATTACCCAACCGCATTTACACTCAAGAGGGCTCTATGCATGTTGCCTCCTGAATTACACAAAACGTATGACAAATACATAGAGAGGATTCTCCAAAGCGACTCGGTCGAACATGCAAGCGATGTCCTTTCCTGGATCCTTTTTGCAAGGCAACACGTCGGCATAAAAGTGATTCAGGAGGCAATCTCACTGCAACACTGCGGCCGGATCGATAACCTGATCGACCGTAACGACCTGCTCGGATACTGCATCGGTCTCATCATGGAGAAAGGTCCATCAGGGGAGACTGTAGCGTTTGTACATCCGGACATGGAACGGTATTTTCGCGACCCCACAACTAgcgacaagatcaaggcctGGTTTCCAAACGGCCAACAACGCATTGCGGACTCGTGCCTCCAATCCCTGCTTTTGGACCCGGAGGCTCAAGCCGACTCCCCATTGTGGAGCTATGCCGCCAAATACTGGGGTCACCATATCGAGGACAAATATGCAGAGCTCAAATCCTTGATTTCAGAGTACTTGTCACAGTCTGACAATGTCAGTCGTGCCATGAGATACGCGATGCAGCACCTGGGACTAGTACTCAGGGCCGAGATCTTCAAATTTGGCCAAACAAGGTTCGACTATCTGTGCCAACATCCAATTCCCTTGGCATGCTACGGATGCCACGCTGCAGCTTTTTTTGGAATCCAGGAGCACTTTTGGGCAGCGGAACAGCGTGAGATTGGCTGGACAGACAGCAACGGCTGGACTCCTATTTGGTGGGCTATACTGGGTGGACAGGACGCGAtggtgaagctgctgctcgaaaAGGGAGCCGAAACCAAAGGAACAAGCAACAAAAACATGCCACTCGTCATTTGGATGCTTGGAGTCCGAGACGGGCTCACTCGGGCGATTACATTCGACGACATGACAGTAGCAGGGCGGGCTACCATGGGCAACGTGTATTTATGGCCAGCCGATACCATCTCTTGCTTTGATGCCATGCAGAATTTCGGACCTCGCGCATTGCGAATTGCCACGCAAGAGAGTGCATCCGAGGTTATCAGGTCATTGGCCGGCGACGGGCTCAACGCTAGGGGTGTTGGTGGAAATTCCGTGCTGATGACCGCCGCAAGGCTCTGGCAATTTGATGTT GCGTTAAAGGATTGGAAAGTAAAGTCCAAAATCCGAAGCCTATACGTCAGTGGACAAGAACGAGTTAGGATTGGCCACTCCATCTTTATTTCCCCCAACGCAACGCTTGACCCCTATAGTTTCGGAAGGAGGGAAGCCATCATTGAGAAGACGTTGGTAAAGCTCATACCGAAGGACTTAAATGTCAATAGTGATgaaggccaagaagcacTACGCCGTGCCATTAGCAATAGGCATTCGCGTGTGGTCCGCGAGCTACTTGAAAGAGGAGCCGACCCGAATGCTCGAAACAAAGATGGTTACACACTGCTGGCATTGGCCTGCGAGCGACCAGTCATGGACATATTCTGCGTCTCCAAGCTGATATATCAAGGGGCCAGGCTGCATGTGGGAACCTTTGTGGCTGCAACAGCGCCTAGCGGCGCGGACGAAGAAATACTTGCATCCAAGACAAGCTCAACCATAAAGGTTCTGTCCCAGGACAATGCGGAGGGAAGCAAAGTTTTGCCAACAGAGTTTGAGACGATTGTACGCATGCTACTGGATAAGGGAGCCGACATTGATGCAGACGTTGGCGGGCAGACCGCTCTAGCCCTTGCCGCCAAGAATGAATACCTCACCCTCTTCAGGACGCTGCTTGCTGCAGGCGCAGACATTGGCCGAGTCGACGCTGATCTACTTGATCGACTGAGAAGCATGCTtatgcaagaagaaggcggcacAGGGGTGTATGGGCAAGCGTGTATGGGAACGTTGCAGGATTTCCAAACGCACGATTACTGCGTCCTCTTACTGAACTTTATGATTCCCCAATCAGTCGCTGATTCGCAAGAGATACATGGCATTAACAACACAAAGACCTTTGTTGGAGACATCTTTCAATTAAATAACCAATTGCGATTAAGCTGTGGTGTCAACGCGGAAGGGCCTCACAGCGTGCCGCAAAGGAAATGGACTGCGCAGAAAGAATATGATGGGCGAGTCAGAGAAAAATCTGATTGTGAACCAGTCGAGCTGCTAGCCATGATTGCAAGCGCTTTGGACAAGGTAGAAGTAAAACGGAGAGTCTGTAGGAGAGATGAATTCTGGGCGTTTGGAGGCTGGGGAAAGATTTCACAAATGACGTGCGACCTGAAGCATGGCATCAACTTTTGCCATTTTTACCGAGTTGATATATCGCGGATCCACGGGCATAACCACACACAAAGTCCCGATCCTCAGGGCCCAAGTTTCTCAGTTCCCATGGAGCCTACCCGGTCAAGAAATTATAGAACCCTTTAG